In Streptomyces sp. ML-6, the genomic stretch TCGGCCGCGACCCGGCGGGCCAGGTCCGCGGTGGCGTGCTCGCCGTTCTCGAAGACCACGTCCGCGTTGATCCACTGCCAGATCTGCGAACGGGAGATCTCCGCGGTGGCGGCGTCCTCCATCAGGTTGAAGATGGCGACCGCGCCCAGGCCGCGCAGCCAGGCCTCGATGTAGCGGATGCCGACTGCGACGGCGTTGCGCAGGCCCTCGTACGTGGGACGGGCGTCCAGGCTGTCGATGGCGATCAGGTCACCGGCGGCCACCGAGACGTCCTCGCGCAGGCGCTCCTTCTGGTTCGGCTTCTCGCCGAGGACCGCGTCGAAGGAGGCCATGGCGATCGGCACCAGGTCCGGGTGGGCGACCCAGGAGCCGTCGAAGCCGTCGCGGGCCTCGCGGTCCTTGTCGGCCTTGACCTTCTCGAAGGCGACCTTGTTGACCTCGGCGTCGCGGCGGGACGGGATGAAGGCCGCCATGCCGCCGATGGCGTGCGCGCCGCGCTTGTGGCAGGTGCGGACGAGGAGTTCGGTGTACGCGCGCATGAACGGGGCGGTCATCGTCACCGCGTTGCGGTCCGGGAGGACGAACTTGGCGCCGCCGTCGCGGAAGTTCTTGACGATGGAGAAGAGGTAGTCCCAACGGCCCGCGTTCAGCCCGGAGGCGTGGTCGCGGAGTTCGTAGAGGATCTCCTCCATCTCGTACGCGGCGGTGATCGTCTCGATGAGGACGGTCGCGCGGACCGTGCCCTGCGGGATGCCGACGTAGTCCTGGGCGAAGATGAAGATGTCGTTCCAGAGGCGGGCCTCCAGGTGGGACTCCGTCTTCGGGAGGTAGAAGTACGGGCCCTTGCCGAGGTCGATGAGGCGCTGGGCGTTGTGGAAGAAGTAGAGGCCGAAGTCGACCAGCGCGCCCGGCACCGGGACGCCGTCCAGCTGGAGGTGGCGCTCGTTCAGGTGCCAGCCGCGCGGGCGGGTGACGACCGTGGCGAGCTCCTCGGCGGGCTTCAGGGCGTACGACTTGCCGGACCTGGGGTCCGTGAAGTCGATGGCGCGGGTGTAGGCGTCGATCAGATTGAGCTGGCCGAGGACGACGTTCTCCCACGTGGGGGCGGACGCGTCCTCGAAGTCGGCGAGCCAGACCCGGGCGCCCGAGTTCAGGGCGTTGATGGTCATCTTGCGGTCGGTCGGACCGGTGATCTCCACCCGGCGGTCGTTCAGCGCGGCCGGGGCCGGTGCGACGCGCCAGGAGTCGTCCGCGCGGATCGCCGCCGTCTCGGGCAGGAAGTCCAGCGTGGAGGTGCGGGCGATCTCGGCGCGGCGTTCGCCCCGGCGGGCGAGCAGTTCGTCACGGCGGGGCGTGAACCGCCGGTGCAGCTCGGCCACGAACGCGAGGGCCGCTTCGGTCAGGACCTCGTCCTGCCTGGGCAGGGGCTCGGCATCGACGATGGCCAGCGGGGACGGCGCTGGTGCGGACATGAGCGGTCACTCCTTCAGCGGGCGGTGCGGGCGGCGCCCCGCGGCCGCCGGGCCGCCGGGGACGGCACGGCGTGCCGGGGCTCCGGCATACGGGTGGGGCGCCGTCTGAGGTGCAGAGGGCTTCTGGTCAGTGGATAATAGTTTCCTCATGGTGGAAGTTCAATGGTTTGTTGATGTCGAGATTCTCCGGATCGACAGAAGCGGGGCGGCGTCGGCGCGGCGTGCCGTCCCGGTCACTCCAGGTGCCCGAGATCCTCCACCGTGTCGATGTCGTACGCCTGGGCCACATCGGAACACTCGACGAGCGTGATCGCATCGCGGCGCTCCCGCAGATAGCCGCGGGCCCCCCGGTCGCCCACCGCGCCCGCCGCCACCTCCGCCCACAGGTCGGCCCCGAACAGCACCGGATGGCCGCGCTCCCCGTCGTACGCGGCCGCCGCCAGGCTTTTCCGGGAGCGGTACGCCGAACGCACCCGGTCCACCGCCCGGGCGCCGATGCCCGGCTGGTCCACCAGCAGGACCAGCGCCGCGTCGGCCCCCGCGTCGCTGAGCGCCCCGAGCCCCGCCCGCAGCGACGAGCCCATGCCCCGCGCCCATTCGGGGTTGACGGTCACGACGCAGCCGGAGAGGTCGGCGCGGGCCCGCACCTCGTCGGCGGCGGCGCCCAGCACCACGTGGACGGGGTCGCAGCCGCCGTCCCGCAGCACCCGCACCGCGTGCTCGACCAGGGGCCGGCCGCGGTGTTCGAGCAGTGCCTTGGGCCGTCCGCCGAGCCGCCGCCCGCCGCCCGCGGCGAGCAGCAGTCCGGCGACCGCGGGGGTCCGATCGGTGGCCCGTGTCGTTCGAGTCATGCGGACTGGATACCCCACCGCCTCCCCGGCGTGCACTCTTCGCTGAAGCAAGCGACAGGGAATGCGAAGGGGAACGCCGTCCACCGGACGCCATGGAGATCACCCTTACGGGACCCCCCGAATTCTGTCCGCGGAGTGGCGCCCGACACCTTTCATGGCGTTAACTTGCGCGCACGCCCGGATACTTGACCGCGGTGCGCGGACCAGGCGGAACACTGGCACAAGGTTGTGCGAGGGGGAGTGTTTTGTTGCGAAGCGTGGGGCAGACGCGGGTGGCCGGCAGCGGCGAGGACCCGAGGGTGACGGAACTGCGCACGGCGGTCTCCCGGCTCCGCCGCGAACTGGCCGGGCACCCCGCGGAATTCCCGGACCGGGGCATCGCCGAGGACGAACTGGCCGCGCTCGACGCGATGGCGCTCAGCGGTGTGCCGGAGATCCCGCGCCTGCGCCGTTCGCTGCTGCTGATCGCGGGTGCGATCGGCTCGGTCAGCGCCCTGGCCTCCGCGCTCAGGGACGTACGGGTCGCCGTCGACCTCTTCGGGGAACCGCCGCGCGGCTGACCGGGGAGAAGACTGTCGGCAGGCGGTGGGTCAGCGGCGGATCAGCCGGCGCGCCGTGGCCGCCGCGACCGCCGAGGTGCGGGAGTCCACGCCCAGCTTGGCGTAGATGTGCACCAGGTGGGACTTCACCGTCGCCTGGCTGAGGAACAGCTTCTTGCTGATCTGGTGGTTCGACAGACCCTCGCCGACCAGCTGGAGGACCTCCAGCTCGCGCTTGGTCAGCGCCTGGGCGGGGGTCCGCATCCGGTCCATGAGTCGGTGGGCGACGGAGGGCGCGAGCGCCGACCGGCCGGCCGCCGCCGTGCGCACCGCCGCCGCCAGCTCCTCCGGCGGGGCGTCCTTCAGCAGATAGCCCGCTGCCCCCGCCTCGACCGCGGCCAGGATGTCGGCGTCCGAGTCGTACGTGGTCAGGATCAGGACCCGGGGGGCGTCCGGCTCCGCCGTGATGGCCGCGGTGGCCTGCGAACCGTGCATGCCCGCGCCGAACTGCAGGTCCATGAGGACGACGTCGATCCCGCTGGCCGCCGCGAGCGCGACGGCCCGCTCGGCGGTGGCCGCCTCGGCCACCACCCGGAAGCCGGGCTCGGAGTCCAGGACGGCGCGCAGCCCCGCCCGTACCACCGGGTGGTCGTCGGCGAGCAGCAGCCTGATGGGATCGGGCGTGGGCGAGGTCATGCGGCGTCCTGTCCTGGCCGGCCGTCGGGCAGCGGAAGGGGAAGGGTGAGGGCGACGGCGGTGCCCTGACCGGGCGCCGACTCGACGCTGAGCGTGCCGCCCAGCGAACGGGCCCGCGAACGCATCGCGGGCAGTCCGAAACCCCCGGTTCCGGTGTCCGCGGCGGCCGGCGCGTCCCCGGGGGTGAAGCCGCGGCCGTCGTCGACGACGTCCAGCGACACCGAGGTGTCCATGAAGCTGAGGGTGATCTCCGCCCGCCGGGCCGCGGCGTGCCGCACCGTGTTGGCGAGCGCCGACTGCGCGGTGCGCAGCAACGCCACCTCGTACGGGGTCGGCAGCTCCACCGGGGCGCCGCTCACCGCGAACTGCACCGTGAGACCGGGAGCCGTCGTCCGCGACGAGAGCCGCTCCAGGGCCGCCGCCAGCGAACCGTTCTCCAGGTCGGGCGGGGAGAGGGCGCGCACGAAACGGCGGGCCTCGGCGAGATTGTCCTGGGCGGCCTCGCGGGCCCGGCGGACGTGCGCGGTGGCGGGGGCGTCCTCGGGCAGGGTGCGTTCGGCGGCACGCAGCAGCAGCTGGATGCTGGACAGGCCCTGCGCCAGGGTGTCGTGGATCTCCCGCGCCAGCCGTTCGCGTTCGGCGAGGGTGCCCGCGGTGTGTTCGGCCTCGGCCAGCTCCGCCCGGGTGGACACCAGCTCCTCGATGAGTTCCCGGCGCCGTTCGCTCTCCCGGAACAGCGCCTCGTACCCCAGGACCGTCGCGACCGCGACCGCCGCGCCGAGCAGCGGGCCGATGAAGGCGCCCGGCGTGACGGCCTGGCCGTGCAGGGTGAAACCGGCGATGGCGGCGAGCGCGGTGACCGCGACGGCGGGCAGGGACCAGCGCGTCGGCAACAGGTGCAGCTGGAGGAAGTACAGCGGGAAGGCCACCCACAGCGCGTCGGGCGACAGGGCGAGCAGCACCAGCCACCCGGCGCCCAGCACCGCCAGCCACAGGGCGGCCGCCCGGGTGCGCGGCTGCACGGCGGGGGCGAGCGCGCCCGCCGCGTACACCGCGACCGTCAGGACGCAGACCACGACGGCGGCGGCGGAGTACGGGGTGCCGGTACCGACGGCCCGCAGCGCCGCGAGGGCGAGCAGCCCGACCAGCAGCGCATGCAGACACAGCCGCAGTGCGGCGGCGACCGGGGGATGGGCGCGGGAATCCATGATTCGTCCAGCGTAGACAAGGAACGTCCGAGGCCGGTCAATCGAAAGTTTGATGTCGGGCCCCACCGGCGGGCGATGTTCCCGGGGGCTTCGGAGGCCGAGGCTGGGAGCATGTTCGTCGCATGGAGAGATCTTCGGTTCGCCAAGGGCCGGTTCGCGCTCATGGGCACGGTCGTGGTGCTGATCACGCTGCTCGTGGGTCTGTTGTCCGGGCTCACGGCCGGCCTCGCCCGGGAGAACACCTCGGCCGTCACGGGGCTGGACGCCGACCACCTGGCGTTCGCCGCCCCGCCCGACGGCCGGTCGGTGTCCTTCACCGACTCCGTCGTCGCGGAGGACGCCTGGCGGAGCTGGGCGGCCCGGCCCGGGGTGCGCGACGCGCAGCCGCTCGGCATCCGCACCCTGAACGCCGCCGCCGACGAGGGGCGGCGCACGGCGGCGGTGTCGGCGTTCGGCGTGGAACCGGACGGCGGCCTCGCGCCCGAGGGCGCGCGGGTCGGCGCGGGCGAGGTGGCGCTGTCCGGGTCGGCCGCCGCCGAGCTGGACGCCGCGCCCGGCGACCGGCTGCGGCTCGGCGGCACCGAGGTCACCGTCGCGTCGGTCGCGGGGGACGCCTCGTACAGCCACACCCCCGTCGTGTGGACCTCGCTCGACGACTGGCAGCGCCTCGGGGCGGACGGCGCGGGCGGGGAGCGGCACGCCACGGTGATCGCGCTGACCACCGACGACGGCGCCGACCTCGCCGCGGGCGACCGGGCCGCCCGCACCAGCACCCTCGCCCTGGCGGACTCCCTCACCGCGATCGGCTCCTACCAGGCGGAGAACGGCTCGCTCCAGCTCATGCGCGGTTTCCTCTTCGTCATCTCCGCCCTCGTCATCGGCGCCTTCTTCACCGTCTGGACCATTCAGCGCAGCGGTGACGTCGCCGTGCTCAAGGCGCTCGGCGCCTCCACCCCGTACCTGCTGCGCGACGCGCTCGGGCAGGCCGTCGTGATGCTCGTCATCGGTACGGGCGCGGGCGCCGCGCTCGCCTCCGGCATCGGCGCGCTGATCAGCGGCGGGACGGTGCCGTTCGTCCTCGACGTGACGACCGTGCTGGTCCCGTCCGCCGTCATGATCGTCCTCGGCGCGCTCGGGGCGGCCCTGTCCATCCGGCGGATCACCGCCGTCGACCCGCTCACCGCACTCGGGAGTGCCCGATGACCCTCACCCTCGCCGACGTCACCCTCACCTACCCCGACGGCGACGGCCGGCTCACCGCCCTGGACCGGGTCTCGCTGGAGGTGCCCGCGGGCACGCTCACCGCGGTCGTCGGACCGTCCGGCTCCGGCAAGTCCAGCCTGCTCGCGGTGGCCGCGACCCTGGTCACGCCGGGCTCCGGCCGGGTCGTCGTCGACGGGGCCGACACCGGGGGCCTGGACCGGGCGCAGAAGGCGGCACTGCGCCGCGAGCGCATCGGCATCGTCTTCCAGCAGCCCAATCTGCTGCCCTCCCTCACCGCGGTCGAGCAGCTCCAGGTCATGACCCATCTGTCGGGCGGAGCGGCCCGCGGGGCCCGGGGCCGGGCGCTGGAGCTGCTGGACGCGGTCGGCCTCGCGGACCGGGCGGGCCGCAGGCCGCACCAGCTGTCGGGCGGTCAGCGCCAGCGGATCAACATCGCGCGGGCCCTGATGAACGACCCGGCGGTGC encodes the following:
- a CDS encoding nucleotidyltransferase family protein; translated protein: MTRTTRATDRTPAVAGLLLAAGGGRRLGGRPKALLEHRGRPLVEHAVRVLRDGGCDPVHVVLGAAADEVRARADLSGCVVTVNPEWARGMGSSLRAGLGALSDAGADAALVLLVDQPGIGARAVDRVRSAYRSRKSLAAAAYDGERGHPVLFGADLWAEVAAGAVGDRGARGYLRERRDAITLVECSDVAQAYDIDTVEDLGHLE
- a CDS encoding response regulator transcription factor, with translation MTSPTPDPIRLLLADDHPVVRAGLRAVLDSEPGFRVVAEAATAERAVALAAASGIDVVLMDLQFGAGMHGSQATAAITAEPDAPRVLILTTYDSDADILAAVEAGAAGYLLKDAPPEELAAAVRTAAAGRSALAPSVAHRLMDRMRTPAQALTKRELEVLQLVGEGLSNHQISKKLFLSQATVKSHLVHIYAKLGVDSRTSAVAAATARRLIRR
- a CDS encoding sensor histidine kinase, which produces MDSRAHPPVAAALRLCLHALLVGLLALAALRAVGTGTPYSAAAVVVCVLTVAVYAAGALAPAVQPRTRAAALWLAVLGAGWLVLLALSPDALWVAFPLYFLQLHLLPTRWSLPAVAVTALAAIAGFTLHGQAVTPGAFIGPLLGAAVAVATVLGYEALFRESERRRELIEELVSTRAELAEAEHTAGTLAERERLAREIHDTLAQGLSSIQLLLRAAERTLPEDAPATAHVRRAREAAQDNLAEARRFVRALSPPDLENGSLAAALERLSSRTTAPGLTVQFAVSGAPVELPTPYEVALLRTAQSALANTVRHAAARRAEITLSFMDTSVSLDVVDDGRGFTPGDAPAAADTGTGGFGLPAMRSRARSLGGTLSVESAPGQGTAVALTLPLPLPDGRPGQDAA
- the aceB gene encoding malate synthase A: MSAPAPSPLAIVDAEPLPRQDEVLTEAALAFVAELHRRFTPRRDELLARRGERRAEIARTSTLDFLPETAAIRADDSWRVAPAPAALNDRRVEITGPTDRKMTINALNSGARVWLADFEDASAPTWENVVLGQLNLIDAYTRAIDFTDPRSGKSYALKPAEELATVVTRPRGWHLNERHLQLDGVPVPGALVDFGLYFFHNAQRLIDLGKGPYFYLPKTESHLEARLWNDIFIFAQDYVGIPQGTVRATVLIETITAAYEMEEILYELRDHASGLNAGRWDYLFSIVKNFRDGGAKFVLPDRNAVTMTAPFMRAYTELLVRTCHKRGAHAIGGMAAFIPSRRDAEVNKVAFEKVKADKDREARDGFDGSWVAHPDLVPIAMASFDAVLGEKPNQKERLREDVSVAAGDLIAIDSLDARPTYEGLRNAVAVGIRYIEAWLRGLGAVAIFNLMEDAATAEISRSQIWQWINADVVFENGEHATADLARRVAAEELAAIRAEIGEEAFAAGKWQQAHDLLLTVSLDQDYADFLTLPAYEQLG
- a CDS encoding ABC transporter ATP-binding protein, which translates into the protein MTLTLADVTLTYPDGDGRLTALDRVSLEVPAGTLTAVVGPSGSGKSSLLAVAATLVTPGSGRVVVDGADTGGLDRAQKAALRRERIGIVFQQPNLLPSLTAVEQLQVMTHLSGGAARGARGRALELLDAVGLADRAGRRPHQLSGGQRQRINIARALMNDPAVLLVDEPTSALDHERGAAVLDLLVTLTRERSTATVMVTHDRAHLHRTDRTVTMDDGRLTVPERV
- a CDS encoding DUF5955 family protein codes for the protein MGQTRVAGSGEDPRVTELRTAVSRLRRELAGHPAEFPDRGIAEDELAALDAMALSGVPEIPRLRRSLLLIAGAIGSVSALASALRDVRVAVDLFGEPPRG
- a CDS encoding ABC transporter permease, whose protein sequence is MFVAWRDLRFAKGRFALMGTVVVLITLLVGLLSGLTAGLARENTSAVTGLDADHLAFAAPPDGRSVSFTDSVVAEDAWRSWAARPGVRDAQPLGIRTLNAAADEGRRTAAVSAFGVEPDGGLAPEGARVGAGEVALSGSAAAELDAAPGDRLRLGGTEVTVASVAGDASYSHTPVVWTSLDDWQRLGADGAGGERHATVIALTTDDGADLAAGDRAARTSTLALADSLTAIGSYQAENGSLQLMRGFLFVISALVIGAFFTVWTIQRSGDVAVLKALGASTPYLLRDALGQAVVMLVIGTGAGAALASGIGALISGGTVPFVLDVTTVLVPSAVMIVLGALGAALSIRRITAVDPLTALGSAR